A genomic segment from Myxococcales bacterium encodes:
- a CDS encoding DNA mismatch repair protein MutH (MutH; Sequence-specific endonuclease that cleaves unmethylated GATC sequences during DNA repair), translated as MHRARTFRGSGSRPILAAVTAPQSIDELMARARALAGLSLGSLSERAGLALGHGVHAKGKPGALLEVLLGATGGSLARHDFPDLRVELKTIPLDGKGAPLESTYVCRVPAADADRAEWTTSWAKQKLSLVLFVPIRARERRTPFAERIVGSAFLWSPSEEQDALLHADFDDIMGAIALGGAETLTAHVGRILQARPKAADGSARMRLVGPDGEAIRTVPRGFYLRPSFTASLLTTR; from the coding sequence ATGCACCGCGCTCGCACCTTTCGCGGCAGCGGGAGTCGGCCCATACTCGCAGCCGTGACGGCGCCCCAGTCCATCGACGAGCTCATGGCCCGAGCCCGGGCGCTCGCGGGCCTGTCGCTTGGGAGCCTCTCGGAACGCGCCGGCCTCGCGCTCGGCCACGGTGTGCACGCGAAAGGCAAGCCGGGCGCCCTCTTGGAGGTGCTTCTCGGCGCGACGGGAGGCTCGCTCGCGCGGCACGACTTCCCGGACCTTCGCGTGGAGCTGAAGACGATTCCCTTGGACGGCAAGGGTGCGCCGCTGGAGTCGACGTACGTCTGCCGCGTCCCCGCCGCCGACGCTGATCGCGCCGAATGGACGACGTCATGGGCGAAGCAGAAGCTTAGCCTCGTCTTGTTCGTTCCCATTCGCGCCCGCGAGCGCCGAACGCCTTTCGCCGAGCGGATCGTCGGTTCGGCCTTCTTGTGGTCGCCCTCGGAAGAGCAAGACGCGCTCTTGCACGCCGACTTTGACGACATCATGGGCGCCATTGCGCTCGGCGGCGCGGAGACGTTGACGGCGCACGTGGGGCGAATCCTTCAGGCGCGACCGAAAGCCGCCGACGGCTCGGCGCGCATGCGCCTCGTGGGGCCCGACGGCGAAGCCATAAGGACGGTGCCGCGCGGCTTCTACCTGCGCCCCAGCTTCACAGCGAGCCTCCTTACGACCCGCTGA